Proteins encoded in a region of the Sulfurimonas marina genome:
- a CDS encoding acyltransferase has translation MENRFDNWKFPEIEEGKPTKYNWVVQNKDGLTLGYKTDIGAFSYINAKYGVVIEDEVQIGSHCSLYSISTIDNKQGKVLLKKNSKIGSHSTILPGVTVGENSIIGAHSLVNSDIPDNVIAFGVPAKVVRNIDEK, from the coding sequence ATGGAAAATCGATTTGATAACTGGAAGTTTCCTGAAATTGAAGAGGGTAAACCTACAAAATATAATTGGGTTGTTCAAAATAAAGATGGACTTACATTAGGCTATAAAACAGATATAGGTGCATTTAGTTATATCAATGCAAAATATGGTGTAGTGATCGAAGATGAGGTACAGATAGGATCGCATTGTTCACTCTACTCAATCTCAACTATAGATAATAAGCAGGGTAAAGTTCTTTTAAAGAAAAACTCTAAAATAGGAAGTCATTCAACTATTTTACCGGGTGTAACTGTTGGTGAGAATTCGATTATAGGTGCACATAGTTTAGTAAACAGCGATATTCCTGATAATGTAATAGCATTTGGAGTACCTGCAAAAGTGGTGAGAAATATTGATGAAAAATAA
- the pglC gene encoding undecaprenyl phosphate N,N'-diacetylbacillosamine 1-phosphate transferase produces the protein MKRLFDFLLAFILIILFSPLYIVISLLIWLNMGRPILFRQKRPGYKEKIFSIYKFRTMTNEKDQNGDLLPDKQRLVGLGKFIRTTSLDELPQLLNVLKGEMSFVGPRPLLIEYLDLYNEQQKKRHDVKPGITGWAQVNGRNAISWEQKFEYDVWYVEHQSFWLDMKILWMTFLKVLKRSDISSSSHVTMEKFKGSV, from the coding sequence ATGAAACGTTTATTTGATTTTTTATTGGCTTTTATTTTGATCATACTTTTTTCACCTCTTTACATCGTTATAAGCCTGCTTATTTGGCTAAATATGGGACGACCTATATTATTTAGACAAAAAAGACCCGGATATAAAGAAAAGATATTTAGTATATATAAGTTTCGTACAATGACAAATGAAAAAGATCAAAATGGAGACTTATTACCAGATAAACAAAGATTGGTAGGTTTAGGAAAATTTATAAGAACTACTAGCTTGGATGAATTGCCTCAACTTTTGAACGTTTTAAAAGGTGAGATGAGTTTTGTTGGACCTAGGCCACTTCTTATAGAATATCTAGACCTTTATAATGAACAACAAAAAAAACGGCATGATGTGAAGCCAGGCATTACGGGATGGGCACAAGTAAACGGTAGAAATGCTATATCATGGGAGCAAAAATTTGAGTATGATGTATGGTATGTAGAGCATCAATCTTTTTGGTTAGATATGAAAATATTGTGGATGACATTTTTAAAAGTTCTAAAAAGAAGCGATATCAGTTCATCATCACATGTAACGATGGAAAAGTTTAAGGGAAGTGTATAA